The following coding sequences are from one Triticum dicoccoides isolate Atlit2015 ecotype Zavitan chromosome 4A, WEW_v2.0, whole genome shotgun sequence window:
- the LOC119288484 gene encoding uncharacterized protein LOC119288484, whose protein sequence is MSTDAPRAEFLKSMLEMAEALGLDPRRGADRARMHDLLLCYIAINDSDTLRDILGAFTELLCILNGNTTGDGDGTRTTPPSTATADRATHR, encoded by the coding sequence ATGTCGACGGACGCGCCCCGCGCCGAGTTCCTCAAGTCGATGCTGGAGATGGCGGAGGCGCTGGGCCTGGACCCGCGCCGCGGCGCCGACCGCGCGCGCATGCACGACCTCCTCTTGTGCTACATCGCCATCAACGACAGCGACACGCTCAGGGACATCCTCGGCGCATTCACCGAGCTCCTCTGCATCCTCAACGGCAACAccaccggcgacggcgacggcaccAGGACAACGCCACCGTCGACGGCGACAGCAGACAGAGCGACGCATAGGTAG